In Macrobrachium rosenbergii isolate ZJJX-2024 chromosome 47, ASM4041242v1, whole genome shotgun sequence, the following are encoded in one genomic region:
- the LOC136830600 gene encoding zinc finger protein 714-like, translated as MGDSVIEEAMIASSLMEDAIIDGTYDDYADMSSFSANLCDVVQEDMGMYDAPDEQDMYNSKTKRLICKRCGKAFRNKILLKKHTAMHTKDNVFDCEECDKKFSRKESLTRHMLVHSGMKFYECFECGRMFNQNGHLRTHMLTHTKEKNFQCDSCNMKFARKDNLKRHYLLHSRKKSFECSICAKRFNQNGHLESHMLTHTQEKNFECEQCFMKFARRDTLKRHMLVHTREKAFECDNCSAKFVQNSHLKAHLLVHTREKKFNCPDCDKSFARKGSLKRHMCVHTGERNFECTECGKTFVQKTHLNKHQSIHSGTRDKMSDENVDEFLENINKVEVHILSPSKVGKNGKPVKRRNRRCIKNSQAGKSGGSKKGTSNSATNNSVNTQAGAASKAGPGLSANETACKVKNESETQGKPASGDKPASGDQTASKTQSASGAQPVSGSGSTSGNQPVRAQQGTMTNIQQQNSHQPVGVNNVHCPPGDVRSPPVNIDSENPDASQMQPNNLLANSNSVMALALLDHFLTGNESQENVAAAEESGGKGKGNNQWGQKTQQELLAAQTLSAIGQRASVVNENHQGYPQPPCINPQMPSCNMQPVRRASWLLDLLLP; from the coding sequence ATGGGTGACTCGGTAATAGAGGAGGCCATGATTGCCTCCTCCCTGATGGAAGACGCCATCATAGACGGCACCTACGACGATTACGCCGACATGAGCTCGTTCAGTGCCAACTTGTGCGATGTCGTTCAGGAAGACATGGGCATGTACGACGCGCCCGACGAACAGGACATGTACAATAGCAAAACAAAGCGCCTGATCTGTAAGAGGTGTGGGAAGGCATTTAGGAATAAGATCTTGCTGAAGAAGCACACCGCCATGCACACGAAAGACAACGTGTTTGATTGCGAGGAGTGCGACAAGAAGTTCAGCCGGAAGGAGAGCCTCACCAGGCACATGCTGGTTCACTCCGGCATGAAGTTTTACGAGTGTTTCGAGTGCGGCCGAATGTTCAACCAGAACGGCCATCTGAGAACACACATGCTTACCCACACCAAGGAGAAAAACTTTCAGTGTGATAGTTGTAACATGAAGTTTGCTCGTAAAGATAATCTGAAAAGGCACTATCTCTTACACAGTCGGAAGAAGTCGTTCGAGTGCTCTATCTGTGCAAAACGGTTTAACCAGAACGGACACTTGGAGTCCCACATGCTCACGCACACACAAGAGAAGAACTTTGAGTGCGAACAGTGTTTTATGAAGTTTGCTCGAAGGGACACTCTCAAAAGACACATGCTCGTTCATACCCGAGAGAAAGCCTTCGAGTGTGACAATTGCAGTGCAAAATTTGTTCAGAATTCACACCTGAAAGCCCATCTCCTCGTTCATACCCGCGAAAAGAAATTCAATTGTCCCGATTGCGACAAGTCGTTTGCCAGGAAGGGGAGTCTGAAGCGTCACATGTGCGTCCACACGGGAGAGCGGAACTTCGAGTGCACGGAGTGCGGGAAGACTTTCGTGCAGAAGACCCACCTGAATAAGCACCAGTCGATACACTCCGGCACCAGGGACAAGATGAGTGACGAAAACGTCGACGAGTTCCTCGAGAACATCAATAAAGTGGAGGTTCATATCCTGAGTCCATCCAAAGTGGGCAAGAATGGGAAGCCCGTCAAGCGAAGAAATAGAAGATGCATAAAAAATTCTCAGGCTGGAAAAAGCGGGGGATCGAAGAAGGGGACGTCAAATTCGGCGACTAACAATTCGGTCAACACACAGGCTGGAGCAGCCTCCAAGGCTGGGCCAGGCCTGTCAGCAAATGAGACCGCCTGTAAAGTAAAAAACGAGTCTGAAACTCAAGGCAAGCCTGCCTCAGGGGACAAGCCTGCCTCGGGAGATCAGACGGCCTCCAAAACTCAGTCTGCGTCGGGAGCCCAGCCTGTATCAGGGAGTGGGTCCACTTCAGGAAATCAGCCTGTAAGGGCCCAGCAAGGAACAATGACTAACATTCAGCAACAAAATTCACATCAGCCTGTGGGAGTCAACAACGTGCATTGTCCCCCAGGTGATGTGAGGAGTCCACCGGTAAACATTGACTCCGAAAACCCGGATGCGTCTCAGATGCAGCCCAACAATCTACTGGCCAACAGCAATTCAGTGATGGCTCTGGCTCTGCTCGATCACTTTCTCACCGGCAATGAATCTCAGGAGAACGTAGCTGCAGCGGAAGAATCCGGCGGGAAGGGCAAGGGGAATAACCAGTGGGGTCAGAAGACACAGCAGGAGCTCCTGGCGGCCCAGACGCTGTCTGCAATAGGCCAGAGAGCTTCGG